The region GAAGTGGAGAGTCTGCGCAAGCAGGTGGGGATGGTGTTCCAGCAGCCCAATCCTTTTCCCAAATCGATCTATGATAACGTGGCTTACGGCCCGCGTCTGCACGGTGTGAAGAGCAAAGCCGAGCTGGATGTCCTTGTAGAGCAAAGCCTGCGCCAGTCCGCGCTCTGGGAGGAAGTGAAGGATTTCCTCAAGAAGTCTGCCTTAAGTCTGTCCGGCGGGCAGCAGCAGCGTCTCTGTATTGCCAGAGCCCTTGCCGTACAGCCCGATATTCTGCTGATGGATGAGGCGACGTCAGCGCTCGATCCGGTGTCCACGCTCAAGATTGAGGAGCTGGTCCAGGAGCTGCGGGATAAGTATACGATTGTAATGGTCACGCATAATATGCATCAGGCCGCCCGGGTATCGGGACGCACTGTATTTTTCCTGAACGGTGTCATTGTGGAAGCTGCGGACACGGAGCTGTTATTCTCCAACCCGAAGGATTCCCGCACAGAAGACTATATCTCCGGCCGCTTCGGCTAAGAATGGCTGCTTCGTAAGTCTTAGGTTCACTCCGTTCACCCGATATGACCATATGTTTTTGAGGAGGAGCACTTTCGATATGATTCGCAGAAAAGAATTCGACAAAGATCTGGAAGAACTGCGTACCCTGCTGCAGCAGATGGGCGAGCATGTAACGGATGCCCTGGATGGTGCGATACTGGCCCTGCAGACCCTTGATACGGCACGGGCGCAGGAGATTGTCAAAGCGGACCTGCGGCTGAACGCCATGGAAGACCGGATTATGGAGATCGGCTCACGGCTGATCATCACCCAGCAGCCGGTGGCGAAGGATCTGCGCCGCATTATTGTAGCCTTTAAAATCTCCAGCGATCTGGAGCGTATGGGCGATTTGGCACTGGATGTAGCCAAGGTAACGATGCGCATCCAGGGGCAGCAGCTGATCAAGCCGCTTGTGGATATTCCGCGCATGGCTGAGCTGGTCACGATCATGACCACGGAGGCGATTCAGTCTTATCTGGACGAGAATACGGATCTGGCCTACAAAATGGCGCAGGATGACGATCAGGTAGATGGCCTGTACAGCGCGATGATTAACGAACTGTACACGTATATGGTTCAGAAGCCTGAAACCGTGAATCAGGCGATGCTGCTCACACTGGTTGGCCGTTACATTGAACGGATTGCCGACCATGCCACGAATATTGGCGAGAGTGTAGTGTATCTGGTTACAGGGAAACGTCCGGATTTGAACCAATAACCGCATAATGCTGGCGCATAGATACAGCTAAGCAGAGCTCTGCGCCTTGAACGTCAGACAGCAAGCCACCTCCCCGGGGCTTGCCTTTTTTTGTTTTAAAGCGCGCTTCACTTGGCAAACCTGTATTCCATACCATTAGCAGCAGCTAAAATCCGGAGCAGGTGTGGATCTGTGGCCTCAGGTTCTTTTTTGTACGGAGCATATGGTACTATGTAAAGAGAAAGCAAGATAAAGGCGAGGTGCTAGTGTGGACAAGCTGATACTCATTGATGGAAATAATATCATTTACCGGGCGTTCTTCGCCATGCCGCCGCTGACGAATACAGCGGGACAGCAGACGAATGCGGTATACGGTTTCACGACGATGCTGCTCCGTCTGCTGGAGGAGCATAAACCGACACATATGATTGTGGCCTTCGACGCGGGGAAGATTACCTTCCGGCATGAAGGCTATGAGGAGTATAAAGGCGGGCGCCAGAAGACCCCGCCGGAGCTGTCCGAGCAGTTCCCGCTGCTCAAGGAGCTGCTGAAGGGTCTGGGGGTTCCGCAATTCGAGATTGCAGGCTACGAGGCTGACGATATTATCGGCACCATCTCCAGGGAAGCGGATGCCGCCGGCCGTCAGGTGATGATTGTGTCCGGGGATAAGGATATGCTGCAGCTGGCTTCCGAACATACCACCATAGCGCTGGTGCGCAAGGGAGTTACGGAAGTGGAGCTGTACGGGCCTAAGCAGATCCGTGATAAATATGATCTCACCCCTGAGCAGATTATTGATCTGAAGGGGCTGATGGGCGATGCCAGCGACAATATTCCCGGGGTGCCGGGAGTCGGGGAGAAGACAGCGCTTAAGCTGCTCCAGCAGTTCGGATCGGTGGAGGGCGTGCTGGCCGGAACCGGTGAGCTGAAGGGCAAGATGAAAGAGAAGCTGGAAGAGCACGCGGACAGCGCCGTCATGAGCAAAAAGTTGGCGACGATCTACCGCGAGGTTCCGCTTGAGCATACGTGGGAGGATATGGTCTTCAGCGGGATTAATACGGACACGGCTGGGCCTGCGCTCGCCAAGCTGGAATTCCGCTCGCTGCTGGAGCGCCTGTCGCTGAGCGCCTATTCACATGCGGCGGACGGCAGCCTGACGGGTTCCCCCGTGGTGGAAGCCGCAGAGCTTAATATTACAATTGTTGACGAAGACGGAATAAGCGAGCTGGTTCAGGCACTGCCGGGCATCTCCGCCCTGCATGTGGAATCTAACGGGGAGAACCCGCACCGTGCCGAAGTGATCGGCCTCGGGCTGTCTTCGCCGGAGCAGCATTACTTTGTGCCTTTTGCCCTGCTGAAGAGTAAGGCGGCAGCACCCCTGCGGGACTGGCTCGGTGACGGGCAGGCGCCGAAGAGCGGGTATGATCTGCACCGTGCCGATCTGGCGCTGCATTGGCAGGGGATTGCTTTTGCCGGAGCCGCTAACGATGTTCAGCTGGCCGCCTACCTGCTGGACCCGACCGAAGCCAGCCAGAATCTGAATGACCTGACCACGAAATACGGCCTACCCCGCTTGTCGCCGGATGAGGATGTCTTCGGCAAAGGGGCCAAATATAGAATTCCTGAGCTTAAGATTCTCGGTGAGCATGTCGCCCGTAAGAGTGCGACCGTGCTTGGCATTGTACAGAAGCAGCAGGAGGAGCTGGACAAGACGGACATGACCGGTCTGTTCCAGGACCTGGAGATGCCGCTGTCGCGGATTCTCGCCGATATGGAGAAGCAGGGCATTGCTGTTAACAAGGATGATCTTGTCCAGCTCGGCAGGGAATTTGAAGCCCAGATCTCCCGGCTGGTCACTGAGATCTACTCCGCTTGCGGAACCGAATTCAATCTTAATTCTCCGAAGCAGCTGGGCGAGGTTCTGTTCGTGAAGCTGGGTCTGCCGGTCGTGAAGAAGACGAAGACCGGGTATTCGACGGATGCCGAGGTACTGGAAAAGCTTGCGCCTTATCATGACGCTGTGCGCCTGATTCTGCAATACCGTACCATTGCCAAGCTGCAATCCACGTATGTGGAAGGCCTGATGAAGGAAATCTCGCCGGAGACCGGCAAGGTACACACCTTTTACCGGCAGACGATTGCGGCCACGGGCCGGCTCAGCAGCCAGTTCCCGAACCTGCAGAACATTCCAATCCGGCTCGAAGAGGGCCGCAAGATCCGTAAGGTGTTCGTGCCCTCCGAGCCGGGCTGGTCGATTCTGGCGGCGGATTACTCGCAGATCGAGCTGCGTGTGCTGGCGCATATCTCAGGTGATGAGCGGATGAAGGAAGCTTTTGTCGAGGATATGGATATTCATACTAAGACCGCCATGGACGTATTCGGCGTCCCTGCGGAGAGTGTGGACAGTAATATGCGCCGCTCCGCCAAAGCGGTTAACTTCGGGATTGTGTACGGCATCAGCGATTACGGCCTGTCGCAGAACCTGAACATCCCGCGCAAGGAAGCGGCCCGGTTCATTGAGCAGTATTTCGAGGTGTTCCAAGGTGTGCGCCGTTACATGGATGATATCGTAGTCGAGGCCCGTAAGCAGGGGTATGTGACTACTCTGCTGGAGCGGCGCCGTTATCTGCCGGAGATCAATGCGAAGAACTTCAATCTGCGGTCCTTCGCAGAACGTACGGCGATGAATACGCCGATTCAGGGAACCGCTGCGGATATTATCAAGCTGGCCATGGTTCATATGGACAAGGCGCTGCATGAGCGCGGCCTGAAGAGCCGGATGCTGCTCCAGGTACACGATGAGTTAGTATTCGAGGTGCCGGAGGAGGAGCTGGAGCAAATGAAGCAGCTGCTGCCCGAGGTGATGGCCGGAGCGCTGCAGCTGTCTGTTCCGCTGAAGGCAGAGGTAAGTTATGGCAGCAACTGGTACGAAGCGAAATAGGCTCCCCGCACATGGCAGATATCCGGTATAATGGAGTGGAGGTGAGCCATGATGCCGGAATTGCCGGAAGTCGAAACAGTCAGAAGAACACTTAATGAGTTAATTACAGGCAAGCAGATAGAGCATGTCACCGTCCGGCTGCCGCGGATCATTCAGCGCCCGGATGATATTCAGGCCTTTGCTTATATGCTGGCAGGCCATACAGTGGTAACGGTTGAGCGCAGAGGCAAGTTCCTGCGTTTCGTATTTGACGGGCTGGTGATGGTCTCCCATCTGCGGATGGAGGGCCGTTACGGCGTGTACCGTGAGGGCGAGCTGTTGGACAAGCATACGCATGTTATTTTCCATTTCACAGACGGGACAGAGCTGCGTTATACGGATGTGCGCCAATTCGGGACGATGCATCTGTTCCAGCCGGGAGAGGATCTGCAGCTGAAGCCGCTGAACAAGCTGGGGCAGGAGCCGCTGGATGCCGATTTCACGCTGGAACGGTTCAAGGAGATTGTCGCGAAGCGGAGCACTAAGATCAAGCCGCTGCTGCTCAATCAGGAATATATAGTAGGTATCGGCAATATTTATGTAGATGAGTCCCTGCATCGTGCAGGAATCCACCCGGAGGAGACCGCGAAGTCCCTCACGGAGGATCAACTGGCCAGGCTGCACCATGCTATTGTCGCAACACTGACAGAGGCTGTGAATGCCGGAGGCTCCTCCGTGAAGTCGTATGTCAACGGCCAGGGGGAGAGCGGAAGCTATCAGGATCAGCACAAGATCTATGGACGGAAGGATCAGCCTTGTGCTGCCTGCGGCACACTGATTGAGAAGAGCGTGGTCGGCGGACGGGGAACGCATTATTGTCCCACCTGCCAGCCCGTACCTGTACAGATTCTGTAGTTTTTATTTAGAGTCAGCGCTGCATTTACCGCCCTTTTCCGGGCCAGTTACACCTGAGTTATAACCGTTCTGTATAAAGGCAGGCACTTACTGCCCGTCCCGCCCATATAATGTGTGAAGATTGCTGATTATGGCGAAACGGAGCTCCGGCTTGGATGCTTAATCCACCGGCTCCGGTTCTTCACGGGAGGGATTGCGGGTGCTGAGCCCATTGTTGTCTTTGCTGTTGCTTGCGTTTGCGCTTAGTCTGGATGGATTTGGTGTAGGCATTACATATGGACTGCGTAAAATGAAAATCCCCTTGCTTTCCATTATCATTATTTCGCTCTGTTCAGGGGTAGTCATTTATGGTTCTATGCAGGTCGGCGTGCTGCTGGCCAAGGTAGTCTCGCCGAATGCCGCTTCTAGTGTCGGAGCGGTTATTCTCGTCTTAATGGGCTGTTGGTCCCTGTTCCAGATGCTGACGCAGAAGGAGAAAGAAGAGACTGCGTCTGCGGCCGCAGAGGGCCATTCCGGACAGGAAGTCAGGCTGGAGACTGCTGCTGCCGCACAGAGTGCCGAGACAGTGCTGAAGCCGGCTGTGTTCTCGCTGGAGCTGCGCCATCTGGGCGTGGTGATACAGATTCTCCGCACACCGTCTTCCGCTGATATGGATGCTTCGGGGAGCATCTCCTCCATGGAAGCCATGATTCTGGGGATCGCGTTATCGCTGGATGCCTTCGGGGCCGGCCTCGGTGCGGCACTGCTCGGATTCAGCCCGTGGTCCACCTCGCTGATGATCGCTGTATTCAGCGGAACCTTTTTGCTGATGGGAATGAAGACTGGACTGAAATTATCCGGCAGCTACTGGATGAAGCATGCGGCTGCGCTGCCCGCGATATTATTAATTGTAATGGGTATAATGAAGTTATTATGAGGTGAGTACATGATTATAGGCTTAACCGGAGGCATAGCTTCGGGGAAAAGCACCGTGTCTGCACTGTTTGTCCGCAAGGGAGCTGCACTGGTGGATGCCGATGTCATCGCCAGAGAGGTGATGCTCCCCGGACATCCGGTGCTGGCGGCAGCGGTGGAGGCTTTTGGAGACCGCATCCTTTTGCCTGACGGTTCGCTGGACCGGGCGGGTCTTGGTGAGATTGTCTTCCGGGACCCGGAGGCGCTCAAGACACTGAATAACCTGACCCATCCGGCAATCCGCAGGGAGATCAAGGACAGAATGTATGCGCTTGAGCAGGAGAATCCGCAGCGGCTGGTCATTGTCGACATTCCGCTGCTCTACGAATCAGAGCTGGATTCCTTATTTGAGCAGATTATTGTGGTCTATGTTCCGAGAAGGGTGCAGTTAGCCCGCCTCATGGAGCGCAGCGGAATGAAGCTGGAACAGGCTGAGGACCGGCTGAGGTCGCAGATGGATATTGAGCTGAAGCGCAGGAAAGCGAATTATGTGATCGACAATAGCAGTGATCTGCAGTCTGCCGAGCTTCAGGTTGCCCGGTTGTGGGACAGGCTGGGCTTGATATGATGAAGTGGTTACGTAAAAAAAGAGTCCTGCTGCTGTTGTTCATCGGCTTCACCGCGATTCTGTTTCTAGGCTCCAACTGGATGTCATGGTTTTATCCTATTCATTATAAAGCAGAGATCCGCCAGCACAGCCGGACGTATGAGATGGACCCGTTCCTGGTGGCATCCATTATCCGTGTGGAGACCAATTATAAGACCGGACGCGAATCTAAAAAAGGAGCACTCGGACTGATGCAGCTTATGCCGGATACCGCCAAGTGGGCGCTAGAAAAGGCCAAGCTTCCTGAGGTATCGCTGGAACGGCTGAAGGAAGAGCCCTCGTCCAACATTGAACTGGGTACCTGGTATTTGTCTACGCTCTCTAAGCAGTTTGACGGCAACCGTATAGCAGTTATCGCCGCCTACAATGCCGGACCCGGCAAGGTGCAGAGCTGGCTGGATGAAGGGCAGTGGGACGGAACAGAAGCCTCTGTGAAGGACATTCCGTTCGGTGAGACCCGTCATTACGTGCAGCGTGTGATTTATTATTATGATCAATACACCGAGCTCTACAGTGAGTTCTAGGATGAGTTCTAGAGTGCCTGTTACTTCTGCTGCTGTTATGTAAAAAGAAGCATCAAACGGCCGGAGCCGTTCGATACTTCTTAGGCAAGCTTATGTCGTGTTTAGCAGGTTATTTATACTTATTTGTACTGACCTGCCAATTGCTGTTCAGCCAGGGTTACAAGACGTTTAGTGATGTAACCACCGATCGAACCGTTTTCGTAAGAAGTTTTATTGCCTTGGTATCCGTCTGGGGAGAGGGTGATACCTAGTTCCTGGGCAACTTCATATTTCAGTTGTTCCAAGGCACCGCGTGAGTTTGGAGCTACCAGGTTATTGGAGTTGTTATTTTGGCTCATTGCTGTTCACCTCCTATCGGTTGGTAACTGTATTATGTGCCGGACATGTCAGATTCATAACAACAAATAAACGGTGTTTTCTGGAAATTAAATAATGCCCGCATAGCCCTGGTGTATCAAGGGACCGGGCCTACCCATTCTAATGATGAGGAAGTGAAGAAGCTTATGAAATGCCCTTACTGTGACCACACCAATACCAAAGTCTTGGACTCGCGCCCGGCCAATGAGAATAAGTCCATCCGCCGCAGGCGGGAATGCGAGCTGTGCAGCCGCCGTTTCACCACCTTCGAGATGATTGAAGAGACCCCCCTGATTGTGATTAAAAAAGGAGGCAGCCGTGAAGAGTTCAGCCGTGACAAAATCCTCCGCGGCCTGATCCGTGCCTGCGAGAAGCGTCCAGTCCCTGTAGAGCGCCTGGAGGTCATCGTATCCGAGGTGGAGAAAAGCCTGCGCGGCATCGCCCTCGCCGAGATCGAGAGCCGCCAGATCGGCGAGCTGGTCATGGAGCAGCTCTACCCTGTAGACGAGGTAGCCTACGTCCGCTTCGCGTCCGTGTACCGCCAGTTCAAGGACATTAACATGTTCATGAAGGAACTGAAGGGACTGCTGTCCAAGAACACGGAGGAGCTGGAGGGGCTGTAAGCGGTTTAGGGAGTAGAGGGGTTTGATTTATGGAGAGGGGCTGGCCTATGGGTTAAGGGCCGGCTCCCGGGCGGGTCGTTTTTGCTTGGAAATAATAATTTTGAAAAAGTGTTGACACTGAAGATGGATTTCTGTATTATATAGAAGTCGCCTACGAAACACATGGAAGAATAAGCGGCTTGAGCTTATCGCTCAGATCAGATTTTAGAATACATAATGTAATTCTAAATTGGTAAAATTGTAAAATTATGGGGCCATAGCTCAGCTGGGAGAGCGCATCGCTGGCAGCGATGAGGTCAGGGGTTCGATCCCCCTTGGCTCCACCAATCTCATATGGACTCTTAGCTCAGTTGGTAGAGCAGTAGACTCTTAATCTATTTGTCCAGGGTTCGAGCCCCTGAGAGTCCATCACATGAAGAACGGCAGAGATGCCGTTCTTTTGCTGTTTCATGGAATACGGGTGATTAAGAGGGGAGTACAACAGGGGCTTGAGGTCCATTCCCGAACCGCAACCCCAACCTCGACCCGCAAAATATGGTTTCCATCGATATCCTTCGGCTCTAAATGTGTCTAAAGGACTGCTACGGACCCCACAGCCCTTATCTTCTCTATTTAGCACTACTAAAAAGGCTAACGGACCGTATCGCGCTTATTACTTCATCACCATCAATATATGTGATGAAATCTAGCAAATAGCTTCATCTGAGTCCGTAAGCTTGGTAAAATTGTGCTTTTTGTAGAAATAGGCGCTCCTCGGTCCGTTACAGCTGATTGATACCTCTACTTCTCACGTTCACAGCCACGGAATTCAAGTGTTTTTACCCTATCAGCTTTATAATTCATGCTTCTGAACATACGCTACACTCTAAGCTGATATGTTCGATAACGCTGCTGTCCTCCGGCCACATCCAGTAACTGCTGTTCGACCAATTGATGCAGAATTCGTCTGGAGTGCCTATCCGTTACCCTGAGATGCTTAGCAAGCTCCAAAGGTGTGAATGCCCTGAGCAGACGTCTTGCGTAACGAAGAGTCTCCGCTTCAAGCCAAGTTAATGTGGAAGAAACATCTGTCGCAATGAATTTTCCTATAAATGACAACACCAACTGTTGACATTGCTTGGGTTCTTCGATAATCGAAGGATAAGCAACAGGAAGAAAAGTCCAGCTATCAAGGGCCAGTAAGCAATGCCGGCGGCATAGATCCTTGAAGCGTCTGACATCCAGATCTCTGGCGTGAGGTCCATAGCCTTGAATCTCAATCCCGCCTTTTGCACCTCCAGGCATATAAGCCAAGTCCAGAT is a window of Paenibacillus sp. FSL H3-0469 DNA encoding:
- the pstB gene encoding phosphate ABC transporter ATP-binding protein PstB, whose product is MKSIIDIEKLDLYYESFHALKNVDLQIPEKQVTAFIGPSGCGKSTLLRTLNRMNDMIPGTRIEGKVNIGGKNIYSDEIEVESLRKQVGMVFQQPNPFPKSIYDNVAYGPRLHGVKSKAELDVLVEQSLRQSALWEEVKDFLKKSALSLSGGQQQRLCIARALAVQPDILLMDEATSALDPVSTLKIEELVQELRDKYTIVMVTHNMHQAARVSGRTVFFLNGVIVEAADTELLFSNPKDSRTEDYISGRFG
- the phoU gene encoding phosphate signaling complex protein PhoU; amino-acid sequence: MIRRKEFDKDLEELRTLLQQMGEHVTDALDGAILALQTLDTARAQEIVKADLRLNAMEDRIMEIGSRLIITQQPVAKDLRRIIVAFKISSDLERMGDLALDVAKVTMRIQGQQLIKPLVDIPRMAELVTIMTTEAIQSYLDENTDLAYKMAQDDDQVDGLYSAMINELYTYMVQKPETVNQAMLLTLVGRYIERIADHATNIGESVVYLVTGKRPDLNQ
- the polA gene encoding DNA polymerase I, producing the protein MDKLILIDGNNIIYRAFFAMPPLTNTAGQQTNAVYGFTTMLLRLLEEHKPTHMIVAFDAGKITFRHEGYEEYKGGRQKTPPELSEQFPLLKELLKGLGVPQFEIAGYEADDIIGTISREADAAGRQVMIVSGDKDMLQLASEHTTIALVRKGVTEVELYGPKQIRDKYDLTPEQIIDLKGLMGDASDNIPGVPGVGEKTALKLLQQFGSVEGVLAGTGELKGKMKEKLEEHADSAVMSKKLATIYREVPLEHTWEDMVFSGINTDTAGPALAKLEFRSLLERLSLSAYSHAADGSLTGSPVVEAAELNITIVDEDGISELVQALPGISALHVESNGENPHRAEVIGLGLSSPEQHYFVPFALLKSKAAAPLRDWLGDGQAPKSGYDLHRADLALHWQGIAFAGAANDVQLAAYLLDPTEASQNLNDLTTKYGLPRLSPDEDVFGKGAKYRIPELKILGEHVARKSATVLGIVQKQQEELDKTDMTGLFQDLEMPLSRILADMEKQGIAVNKDDLVQLGREFEAQISRLVTEIYSACGTEFNLNSPKQLGEVLFVKLGLPVVKKTKTGYSTDAEVLEKLAPYHDAVRLILQYRTIAKLQSTYVEGLMKEISPETGKVHTFYRQTIAATGRLSSQFPNLQNIPIRLEEGRKIRKVFVPSEPGWSILAADYSQIELRVLAHISGDERMKEAFVEDMDIHTKTAMDVFGVPAESVDSNMRRSAKAVNFGIVYGISDYGLSQNLNIPRKEAARFIEQYFEVFQGVRRYMDDIVVEARKQGYVTTLLERRRYLPEINAKNFNLRSFAERTAMNTPIQGTAADIIKLAMVHMDKALHERGLKSRMLLQVHDELVFEVPEEELEQMKQLLPEVMAGALQLSVPLKAEVSYGSNWYEAK
- the mutM gene encoding DNA-formamidopyrimidine glycosylase, whose protein sequence is MPELPEVETVRRTLNELITGKQIEHVTVRLPRIIQRPDDIQAFAYMLAGHTVVTVERRGKFLRFVFDGLVMVSHLRMEGRYGVYREGELLDKHTHVIFHFTDGTELRYTDVRQFGTMHLFQPGEDLQLKPLNKLGQEPLDADFTLERFKEIVAKRSTKIKPLLLNQEYIVGIGNIYVDESLHRAGIHPEETAKSLTEDQLARLHHAIVATLTEAVNAGGSSVKSYVNGQGESGSYQDQHKIYGRKDQPCAACGTLIEKSVVGGRGTHYCPTCQPVPVQIL
- a CDS encoding manganese efflux pump, yielding MLSPLLSLLLLAFALSLDGFGVGITYGLRKMKIPLLSIIIISLCSGVVIYGSMQVGVLLAKVVSPNAASSVGAVILVLMGCWSLFQMLTQKEKEETASAAAEGHSGQEVRLETAAAAQSAETVLKPAVFSLELRHLGVVIQILRTPSSADMDASGSISSMEAMILGIALSLDAFGAGLGAALLGFSPWSTSLMIAVFSGTFLLMGMKTGLKLSGSYWMKHAAALPAILLIVMGIMKLL
- the coaE gene encoding dephospho-CoA kinase (Dephospho-CoA kinase (CoaE) performs the final step in coenzyme A biosynthesis.), translating into MIIGLTGGIASGKSTVSALFVRKGAALVDADVIAREVMLPGHPVLAAAVEAFGDRILLPDGSLDRAGLGEIVFRDPEALKTLNNLTHPAIRREIKDRMYALEQENPQRLVIVDIPLLYESELDSLFEQIIVVYVPRRVQLARLMERSGMKLEQAEDRLRSQMDIELKRRKANYVIDNSSDLQSAELQVARLWDRLGLI
- a CDS encoding lytic transglycosylase domain-containing protein, with protein sequence MKWLRKKRVLLLLFIGFTAILFLGSNWMSWFYPIHYKAEIRQHSRTYEMDPFLVASIIRVETNYKTGRESKKGALGLMQLMPDTAKWALEKAKLPEVSLERLKEEPSSNIELGTWYLSTLSKQFDGNRIAVIAAYNAGPGKVQSWLDEGQWDGTEASVKDIPFGETRHYVQRVIYYYDQYTELYSEF
- a CDS encoding alpha/beta-type small acid-soluble spore protein; the encoded protein is MSQNNNSNNLVAPNSRGALEQLKYEVAQELGITLSPDGYQGNKTSYENGSIGGYITKRLVTLAEQQLAGQYK
- the nrdR gene encoding transcriptional regulator NrdR, producing MKCPYCDHTNTKVLDSRPANENKSIRRRRECELCSRRFTTFEMIEETPLIVIKKGGSREEFSRDKILRGLIRACEKRPVPVERLEVIVSEVEKSLRGIALAEIESRQIGELVMEQLYPVDEVAYVRFASVYRQFKDINMFMKELKGLLSKNTEELEGL
- a CDS encoding transcriptional regulator; this translates as MPRFEQQYEEWLVRNLKNKSNHRRKELLGKGLGHGTVEFLRKVWFPVIGNFDHLFPEWEVRDFNNGYRYLDLAYMPGGAKGGIEIQGYGPHARDLDVRRFKDLCRRHCLLALDSWTFLPVAYPSIIEEPKQCQQLVLSFIGKFIATDVSSTLTWLEAETLRYARRLLRAFTPLELAKHLRVTDRHSRRILHQLVEQQLLDVAGGQQRYRTYQLRV